The following coding sequences lie in one Treponema sp. OMZ 790 genomic window:
- a CDS encoding S41 family peptidase, producing MKKKKLIFRTIVFIFVFVYVAIALSVSKKNDTISGFISVEKMKADYEYFWDFIYKGYPFSEVCDRKGIDLKEIQQAGYRYLSDPMMQHSYYFFYGDLCRKITGNRYMGHLYPSDYFDYKKIFKQSTAQVPLREQEALIDNFYALMPKTGAFADKEDMLYAGNFKNINPPLMRNRKYSKPYIKIINTDYIAYIKINSFLITEGEEKQEYLKVLKDFFIETADYKHIIIDIQNNGGGYTDNYEAIISPNIEENLTIVSYGLYNLNKYNDIYLDMFLNYNDVKKIEKHEVPNIENCGSVKNDKAYKLKNVIFSRPIKGCKPCENKKFWLLVSSDSYSGADRFADVCKRTGFATVIGTNTGGAGTNGESPMYIALPNSGLLIKFDFMYGLTEDGYCADEFGTAPDIYNLPGKDALETCLEAIKNLEQKN from the coding sequence ATGAAAAAGAAAAAATTAATATTCCGAACTATAGTATTTATTTTTGTTTTTGTATATGTTGCAATAGCTCTTAGTGTATCAAAGAAAAATGATACAATATCCGGTTTTATTTCTGTCGAAAAAATGAAGGCTGATTATGAATATTTTTGGGATTTTATTTATAAGGGTTATCCTTTTAGTGAAGTGTGTGACCGAAAAGGTATAGATTTAAAAGAAATACAACAAGCGGGATATAGATATTTATCGGATCCTATGATGCAGCATTCTTATTATTTTTTTTATGGTGATTTATGCAGAAAAATTACCGGTAATCGATATATGGGACATCTTTATCCTTCCGATTATTTTGATTATAAGAAAATATTTAAGCAGAGCACAGCTCAGGTTCCATTGCGTGAGCAAGAAGCTTTGATAGATAATTTTTATGCTTTAATGCCTAAAACAGGTGCTTTTGCCGATAAAGAAGATATGCTGTATGCAGGTAATTTTAAAAATATAAATCCTCCGTTGATGAGGAATCGTAAGTATTCAAAACCATATATAAAGATAATAAATACTGATTATATTGCATACATAAAAATTAACTCCTTTCTTATAACGGAAGGGGAAGAAAAACAAGAATACCTAAAAGTTTTAAAAGATTTTTTTATTGAAACTGCCGATTACAAACATATTATTATAGACATACAAAATAACGGAGGCGGGTACACCGATAACTATGAAGCAATAATATCTCCAAATATAGAGGAAAATCTGACAATAGTTTCTTATGGTCTTTATAACCTAAATAAATATAATGATATTTATTTAGATATGTTTTTGAACTATAACGATGTGAAAAAGATAGAAAAGCATGAAGTTCCAAATATAGAAAACTGCGGTAGCGTAAAAAATGATAAGGCTTATAAATTAAAAAATGTAATTTTTTCTCGTCCTATTAAGGGATGTAAACCTTGTGAAAATAAGAAGTTTTGGCTTTTAGTAAGCAGTGATTCATATTCAGGAGCGGATCGTTTTGCTGATGTTTGTAAAAGAACAGGATTTGCTACAGTGATCGGGACTAATACGGGAGGAGCCGGAACAAATGGTGAATCGCCTATGTATATTGCTCTCCCCAACAGCGGCTTATTGATAAAGTTTGATTTTATGTACGGTTTAACCGAGGATGGGTATTGCGCTGACGAATTCGGCACCGCTCCCGATATTTATAATCTCCCCGGTAAAGATGCTTTAGAAACTTGCTTGGAAGCTATAAAAAACTTAGAACAGAAGAACTAG
- a CDS encoding S41 family peptidase: MKKLIFRTVVSVLVLVFVITALIVSKKNDTVFGFISEEKMKADYEYFWDFIYNGYPFTEVCERKGADLEQIRQEGYKYLSDPMMQYSYYFFYKDLCRKITGNKYLGHLYPSDYFDYYFNYYFNYKTILKNDSAQNPLIKKETLIDNFYYHIYQADAISDKDYMVYARTSSDRIAPLIGTRTYSKPFIQIIETGRIAYIEIKSFFTTGVEEQQTYLKTLEDFFIETANYKHIIIDIRNNGGGRSENYEAIISPHIKKDMNIVSYGLYSENKYTDTYLDINYMGIEKIEKYEVPNIKNSITIKNDKAYKLKNVISSRPIMGYEPCEDKKFWLLVDSGVYSEADRFAYVCKATGFATVVGTNTGGAGTNANLPAYTVLPNSGLLIKFDPLYGLTDDGRCADEFGNTPDIYNIPGKSALGTCLEEIKKLGGDETFDGAKVSSPLI; the protein is encoded by the coding sequence ATGAAAAAATTAATATTCCGAACTGTAGTATCTGTTCTTGTTTTGGTGTTTGTTATAACAGCTCTTATTGTATCAAAGAAAAATGACACTGTATTTGGTTTTATTTCTGAAGAAAAAATGAAGGCTGATTATGAATATTTCTGGGATTTTATTTATAACGGCTATCCTTTTACTGAAGTATGTGAACGCAAAGGTGCAGATTTGGAGCAAATACGGCAAGAAGGATATAAATACTTATCTGATCCCATGATGCAATATTCTTATTATTTTTTTTATAAAGATTTGTGCAGAAAAATTACGGGAAATAAATATCTGGGGCATCTTTATCCTTCCGATTATTTTGATTATTACTTCAATTATTATTTTAATTATAAAACAATACTTAAAAATGATTCAGCTCAAAATCCATTAATTAAGAAAGAGACTTTGATAGATAACTTTTATTATCATATATATCAGGCAGATGCTATTAGTGATAAAGACTATATGGTGTATGCGAGAACCTCTAGTGATAGGATTGCTCCGTTAATAGGAACACGTACATATTCAAAGCCGTTTATACAGATTATCGAGACCGGCCGTATTGCATATATAGAAATCAAATCTTTTTTTACAACGGGAGTAGAAGAACAACAAACGTATCTAAAAACTTTAGAAGATTTTTTTATTGAAACGGCAAACTATAAACATATAATAATAGATATACGAAATAATGGAGGCGGCCGTTCAGAAAATTATGAAGCGATAATATCTCCGCATATAAAAAAGGATATGAATATAGTTTCTTACGGCCTTTATAGCGAAAATAAATATACGGATACTTATTTGGATATAAATTATATGGGAATAGAAAAGATTGAAAAATACGAAGTTCCTAATATAAAAAACAGCATCACTATAAAAAATGATAAAGCTTATAAATTAAAAAATGTAATTTCTTCTCGCCCAATTATGGGGTATGAACCCTGTGAAGATAAAAAATTTTGGCTTCTTGTTGATAGCGGTGTATATTCTGAAGCGGATAGATTTGCTTATGTGTGCAAAGCAACAGGTTTTGCTACTGTGGTTGGAACTAATACGGGCGGAGCCGGAACAAACGCCAATTTGCCTGCGTACACTGTTCTTCCCAACAGCGGTTTATTGATAAAGTTTGATCCTCTATATGGTTTAACTGATGACGGCCGTTGTGCCGATGAATTCGGCAATACTCCGGATATCTATAATATCCCCGGTAAAAGTGCCCTTGGAACCTGCTTGGAAGAAATAAAAAAATTAGGGGGAGATGAAACTTTTGATGGAGCAAAAGTTTCATCTCCCCTAATATAG
- a CDS encoding S41 family peptidase — MNKKTLFTLITILFFVGIAAYIVFVYLPYQKDYALYKDTFMSKQKMQNDFYYVWDFIENGYPFKNVCIRAGADLKAIKEEYANRLHEPKNEFEYYLFYSSLFNKITSKKEIGHLSVYNINLLKPYTNKVQYTKVYDNDEQVNKFYSHVIDIMFKSLDNQNIKELAEKYNLDIDTDKRSFVEADFDMIASRIIVKNKIGYINIKSFFPYGVDKYTERLVKILKSFETFEHLIIDLRGNNGGYSEIWQNFIVAPIVKRQLVYYSTAVFNSTNKFIKILNSRLKFKLEKSILGEYSEVKFHIINEKDKNDFDSIVEYVHRIKLSEHKVFFTGKIWLLIDRDTISAASHFAYYSKLMSTGIFKEFATVVGENTGGQGLNGFPSMRLYLKLPESHMLIQSDMTYGLNPDGSCHDETGTAPDIYNLPGKDALETCLETIKNLEQKN, encoded by the coding sequence ATGAATAAAAAAACATTGTTTACACTTATCACTATTTTATTTTTTGTTGGAATTGCAGCTTACATTGTCTTTGTATATCTTCCTTATCAAAAGGACTATGCTTTATACAAAGATACTTTTATGTCCAAACAAAAGATGCAAAATGATTTTTATTATGTTTGGGATTTTATTGAAAACGGTTATCCTTTTAAAAATGTATGTATCAGAGCAGGAGCAGATTTAAAAGCTATCAAGGAAGAGTATGCAAATCGTCTGCATGAGCCTAAAAATGAGTTTGAATATTATTTATTTTATTCAAGTCTATTTAATAAAATAACATCTAAAAAAGAAATAGGGCATTTATCGGTATATAATATCAATTTGTTGAAGCCTTATACTAACAAAGTTCAATATACAAAAGTTTATGATAATGATGAACAAGTAAATAAATTTTATTCACATGTAATAGATATTATGTTTAAATCGCTTGATAATCAAAATATAAAAGAGTTGGCGGAGAAATATAATTTGGATATTGATACGGATAAACGAAGTTTTGTAGAAGCGGATTTCGATATGATAGCAAGCAGGATTATAGTAAAAAATAAAATCGGGTATATAAATATAAAAAGCTTTTTCCCTTATGGTGTAGATAAATATACCGAAAGACTTGTTAAAATATTAAAATCATTTGAGACTTTTGAGCATTTAATTATTGATCTACGTGGAAATAATGGCGGATATTCTGAAATCTGGCAAAATTTTATTGTTGCTCCAATTGTCAAGAGACAATTAGTATATTATAGTACCGCTGTATTTAATAGTACAAATAAATTTATAAAAATATTAAATAGTAGATTAAAATTTAAATTAGAAAAATCTATATTGGGCGAGTATAGTGAAGTAAAATTTCATATAATCAATGAAAAAGATAAAAATGATTTTGATTCTATCGTTGAATATGTTCATAGAATAAAATTATCGGAACATAAAGTTTTTTTTACCGGAAAGATATGGTTGTTGATTGATCGAGATACAATATCTGCTGCTTCACATTTTGCATATTATTCTAAACTTATGAGTACAGGAATATTTAAAGAATTTGCAACAGTTGTAGGTGAAAATACTGGAGGACAAGGCCTTAATGGATTTCCTTCAATGAGATTATATTTAAAACTTCCTGAAAGCCATATGCTGATACAAAGCGACATGACTTACGGACTCAACCCGGATGGTTCTTGTCATGATGAAACAGGCACAGCCCCTGATATTTATAATCTCCCCGGTAAAGATGCTTTAGAGACTTGTTTGGAAACTATAAAAAACTTAGAGCAAAAAAACTAG